The following proteins are co-located in the Paralichthys olivaceus isolate ysfri-2021 chromosome 2, ASM2471397v2, whole genome shotgun sequence genome:
- the pacsin1b gene encoding protein kinase C and casein kinase substrate in neurons protein 1 gives MSGVFEESEETTDSFWEVGNYKRSVKRIDDGHRLCNDVMNCIQERAKIEKSYAQQLTEWSKRWRQLVDKGPQYGTVERAWMAVMTEAEKVSELHQDVKNNLINEDFEKVKNWQKDAYHKQMMGGFKETKEADEGFKKAQKPWAKKLKELEAAKKSYHMACKEEKLASTREANSKGEASVAADQQKKLHEKVDKCKQDSQKAKEKYEKSLDELSNCTPQYMENMEQVFNQCQQFEEKRLSFLREVLLDVKRHLNLTENQSYATVYRDLERTITSASPQEDLKLFSNIHGPGMHMNWPQFEEYNPELSHSITKKEKSKKGSEGITLTNVNTAVDQVQAGDRGSVSSYEKNQAFTASTEWSDEDQTAPNSGNDTNGGMNPFDEDAGTGVKVRALYDYDGQEQDELSFRAGDELLKLEEEDEQGWCKGRLENGQLGLYPANYVEPI, from the exons ATGTCTGGAGTGTTCGAAGAGTCCGAGGAGACCACAGACAGCTTCTGGGAG GTTGGAAACTACAAACGTTCAGTGAAGCGGATCGACGATGGTCATCGTCTCTGCAACGATGTGATGAACTGCATCCAGGAGCGTGCCAAAATCGAGAAATCCTACGCACAGCAGCTGACCGAATGGTCCAAGAGATGGAGACAGCTGGTGGACAAAG GACCTCAGTACGGCACGGTCGAGCGAGCCTGGATGGCGGTGATGACGGAGGCAGAGAAGGTGAGCGAGCTCCACCAGGACGTGAAAAACAATCTGATCAACGAGGACTTCGAGAAGGTGAAGAACTGGCAGAAGGACGCGTACCACAAACAGATGATGGGAGGATTCAAGGAAACCAAAGAGGCAGACGAGGGCTTCAAGAAGGCTCAGAAACCCTGGGCCAAGAAGCTAAAAGAG CTGGAGGCTGCCAAGAAGTCGTACCACATGGCCTGTAAAGAGGAGAAGCTGGCGTCCACCAGAGAGGCCAACAGTAAGGGCGAGGCCTCGGTCGCGGCCGACCAGCAGAAGAAACTCCACGAGAAAGTGGACAAATGCAAACAGGATTCACAGAAG GCGAAGGAGAAGTATGAGAAGTCTCTGGACGAGCTGAGTAACTGCACCCCTCAGTACATGGAGAACATGGAGCAGGTGTTCAACCAGTGTCAGCAGTTTGAAGAGAAGAGGCTGAGCTTCCTCCGAGAGGTGCTGCTGGACGTCAAACGCCACCTCAACCTCACAGAGAACCAAAG TTATGCTACAGTTTACAGAGATCTTGAACGCACCATCACGTCAGCCAGCCCGCAGGAGGATCTGAAGCTGTTCAGCAACATCCACGGCCCCGGCATGCACATGAACTGGCCACAGTTTGAG GAGTACAACCCAGAGCTTTCCCACAGCATCACGAAGAAAGAGAAGTCAAAGAAAGGCAGCGAAGGCATCACGTTGACCAACGTCAACACAGCAGTAGACCAAGTTCAGGCCGGAGACCGCGGAAG tgtcAGCAGCTACGAGAAGAACCAGGCGTTCACGGCCTCCACAGAGTGGTCGGACGAGGACCAGACGGCACCGAACTCGGGCAACGACACCAACGGAGGGATGAACCCCTTCGATGAGGACGCGGGGACGGGCGTGAAAGTGAGAGCGCTGTACGACTACGACGGACAAGAGCAGGACGAGCTCAGCTTCAGAGCAG GCGACGAGCTGctgaagctggaggaggaggacgagcagGGCTGGTGTAAAGGTCGTCTAGAGAACGGCCAGCTGGGCCTCTACCCGGCCAATTACGTGGAGCCGATCTAA